Proteins from a genomic interval of Actinomycetota bacterium:
- a CDS encoding response regulator produces MPGGPILLVEDEADIQLTVRLTLEMSGYVVVAVASAEDALEALDRITPSVVLLDISLPGMDGWTFLSTLKADGRLDALRVVVVSAHVSEEASRKADAFGAQYLTKPFDVQMLRSLIAKIIGDSGS; encoded by the coding sequence ATGCCGGGCGGACCGATCTTGCTGGTCGAGGACGAGGCCGACATCCAGTTGACCGTGCGGCTCACGCTCGAGATGTCGGGCTACGTGGTTGTGGCCGTGGCGTCCGCAGAGGACGCACTCGAGGCGTTGGACCGCATCACTCCGTCGGTTGTGCTGCTCGATATCTCCCTGCCCGGGATGGACGGGTGGACGTTCCTCTCCACGCTGAAGGCCGATGGGCGTCTCGACGCGTTGCGTGTCGTCGTTGTGTCGGCCCATGTGAGCGAGGAAGCGTCGAGGAAGGCAGACGCATTCGGCGCGCAATACCTGACGAAGCCCTTCGACGTCCAAATGCTTCGCAGCTTGATCGCCAAGATCATCGGGGACTCGGGGAGCTGA
- a CDS encoding PAS domain S-box protein translates to MSQPPPKGSTERTMVHHVSPETLRSFLESAPDAVVIIDAAGHIVLVNRQTERLFEYDREVLVGSPIEMLLPERFRDAHVTHRAGYLADPRTRLMGAGLELYGRKSDGREFPVDISLSPLTTEAEVLLAAAIRDTTERHRAEAERLALAAIVESSDDAILAKSLDGIITTWNRAAQRLYGYAAAEVVGRSISLLIPDERAGEEKDILERIGRGEDVDHYETERITKSGAPINVAVTISPVRDPSGTVVGASVIGRDITARVRAEAAVREREQRFRAFLEFAPDAIVIIDPDGEIVLVNAQTEKLFGYERDELVGKSVEELLPERYRAVHVGHRSDYLRDPRSRPMGEGLALSGLRRDGSEFSVDISLGALKTDEGLLLVAAIRDITERRRLEDLRDEFIENAAHELRTPLATLAGLGQVLAIHLKEMTDEQIEESLAALKRQGERASTLVANLLDLSQVESGRATLRLEGVDLATTIRGALGSAPAPEGRTVSVLVAEGLRVRADPVRLEQVVTNLLVNAYRYGGPHIEVHAHEVHPYIEFWVEDDGAGVSPDLVPRLFEPFTRGKNARAISGSGIGLALVRRLVEAFGGVMWHEPVDPHGARFLARLNGA, encoded by the coding sequence GTGAGCCAACCGCCGCCGAAGGGCTCGACGGAACGGACGATGGTTCACCATGTTTCGCCTGAAACTCTGCGGTCCTTCCTCGAATCCGCGCCGGACGCCGTCGTGATCATCGATGCTGCCGGCCACATCGTGCTCGTCAATCGGCAAACCGAACGGCTATTCGAGTACGACCGGGAAGTACTGGTCGGGTCGCCGATCGAGATGCTCCTGCCGGAGCGCTTCCGGGACGCCCACGTCACCCATCGGGCCGGGTATCTCGCCGATCCGCGAACGCGGCTGATGGGCGCGGGATTGGAGCTCTACGGGCGAAAGAGCGATGGCCGTGAGTTCCCCGTCGACATCTCGCTCAGCCCGCTGACCACGGAAGCCGAGGTGCTCCTCGCCGCCGCGATCCGCGATACAACGGAGCGTCACCGTGCCGAGGCCGAGCGCTTGGCTCTCGCCGCGATCGTGGAGTCCTCGGACGATGCGATCCTCGCCAAGAGCCTGGACGGGATCATCACGACCTGGAACCGCGCCGCTCAGCGCCTCTACGGCTACGCCGCGGCCGAGGTCGTCGGCCGCTCGATCTCGCTGCTGATCCCGGACGAACGCGCCGGTGAGGAGAAGGACATCCTCGAGCGGATCGGCCGCGGTGAGGACGTCGACCACTACGAGACGGAGCGGATCACCAAGTCCGGCGCGCCGATCAACGTGGCGGTCACCATCTCGCCGGTCCGCGATCCATCCGGCACGGTGGTCGGCGCATCGGTCATCGGCCGTGATATCACGGCACGGGTCAGAGCGGAGGCGGCGGTGCGGGAGCGCGAGCAGCGCTTCCGGGCGTTCCTCGAGTTCGCGCCGGATGCGATCGTGATCATCGACCCCGACGGAGAGATCGTCCTCGTGAACGCTCAGACGGAAAAGCTGTTCGGCTACGAACGCGACGAACTCGTCGGGAAGAGCGTCGAGGAGCTGCTCCCCGAACGGTACCGGGCCGTGCACGTCGGCCATCGGAGCGATTACCTCCGGGATCCTCGTTCTCGGCCGATGGGGGAGGGGCTTGCGCTCTCCGGCTTGCGCAGGGATGGGAGCGAGTTCTCCGTCGACATCTCACTCGGTGCCTTGAAGACCGACGAGGGGCTTCTGTTGGTAGCAGCGATCCGCGACATCACCGAGCGCAGGCGCCTCGAGGATCTGCGGGACGAATTCATCGAGAACGCGGCGCACGAGCTCCGCACGCCGCTCGCGACCCTCGCGGGGCTCGGGCAGGTGCTGGCCATTCATCTCAAGGAGATGACCGACGAGCAGATCGAAGAATCGCTCGCTGCGCTCAAGCGTCAGGGAGAACGAGCGAGCACTTTGGTAGCCAACCTCCTCGATCTGTCCCAGGTGGAGTCCGGGCGGGCAACGCTGCGCTTAGAGGGCGTCGACCTTGCGACGACGATCCGGGGAGCGCTCGGCTCCGCGCCGGCACCCGAAGGCAGAACCGTATCCGTGTTGGTGGCGGAGGGCCTGCGGGTCCGAGCCGATCCCGTTCGCTTGGAGCAGGTGGTCACGAACCTGCTCGTCAACGCCTACCGATACGGTGGCCCGCACATCGAGGTGCACGCCCACGAAGTGCATCCGTACATCGAGTTCTGGGTCGAAGACGACGGAGCGGGCGTATCCCCCGACCTCGTTCCACGGCTCTTCGAGCCATTCACGCGCGGCAAGAACGCAAGGGCCATCAGTGGCTCCGGCATCGGTCTCGCGCTCGTACGCCGGTTGGTGGAGGCGTTCGGGGGTGTCATGTGGCACGAACCCGTCGATCCACACGGTGCTCGTTTCCTTGCTCGCCTCAACGGGGCGTGA